The following are from one region of the Trichoderma breve strain T069 chromosome 5, whole genome shotgun sequence genome:
- a CDS encoding sodium/calcium exchanger protein domain-containing protein: MDPSQQDNAPSAHRGSVSSGMMSPTDTRANPLSRQTSLVDDSTQSTDTVRRRPEGYGTIQGSPSMRSSQTLGEASTDRPQGARSSQAGRSTSAAGVERSQSYSRLRKPPLSRRTSSNTPHRGEVFSVDDDTHEVQADAAERRAGLSTRRRPPPPSGLARIQSFRSTEDDDEAERDDEASAAEEEHGEEEEELPLEEHVDCDSDGEISEAESFTLKDRQQAINQTHPFGIRVWKPALYKKDRSIQKFAQADIHSTPGGRVSNWLLLFNLVWTIFFGWWIACFAAFGAIICLLFAAAPSGREYGRVLWGLAGYLFYPFGKFIRLEKDEAYLDEDQDEGRSISEYEQWQNGDLEYGRLFFGPDRHRSIIGRSRRSIDSEPSETESLLGRGRRGDSGDLHPRMKRRLFGRGEWNIGRIIFFVFFYCLISPSLIIVSGICWFLVFWIPMGKVTMLLFDHLRRHPLALSFESHISYARVDDAPDSSILVCTYRAVGSKYWKYTIDGTNIFLINLMVVVVFVIADWAILDRILHVEMLLTSPAFLFVAGLLSIIPLAYFIGQAVASISAQSSMGLGAAINAFFATVVEVFLYCVALSQGKGQLVEGSIVGSIFAGVLFLPGISMCFGALKRKTQRFNAKSAGVTSTMLLFAVVGAFGPTLFYQIYGTHELNCMDCEDYGNGGLNGGAARDCRRCYFSQAPALDDRFYIEAVRPYCYSAAFLLFFSYLIGLWFTLRTHAAVIWNAEVEEKKHEEAMHASVTLRAPQQPSTAEATGSDNIRETHLYKRILGQSLKQVGLPDTSRPSSTAAQDAGGANGSNSTPHVVPPRGGADEDQQPLRPTIKVPGLSQVDNNLVREVAEIAATAATIASRDRYTSAHKPSSAAGPATPRPHGASRASHHADVEEDVATAGAATAHAGGHGHDAPNWSRTKSTVILLGATILYAIIAEILVDTVDVVLESFSIDQKFLGLTLFALVPNTTEFLNAISFAMNGNIALSMEIGSAYALQVCLLQIPCLVLFSAVFPGIPAGGDAAMYTFSLLFPQWDLVTVILCVFLLSYVYGEGKSNYFKGSILMLTYLVVVIGYYFSGYTEASMGLKRFDVMGSDGKYQSFKTIGRSASGRAFQVI; this comes from the exons atgGATCCGTCGCAGCAGGACAACGCGCCATCAGCGCATCGCGGCAGCGTTTCCTCCGGCATGATGTCACCGACGGACACTCGAGCCAATCCCCTGTCGAGGCAAACGTCCCTCGTAGACGACAGCACTCAGTCGACAGATACCGTACGGCGGCGACCCGAGGGCTATG GCACCATCCAGGGGTCCCCGAGCATGAGAAGTAGTCAGACGCTGGGTGAAGCTTCCACAGACCGCCCGCAGGGAGCGCGGAGCAGTCAGGCTGGCCGTTCCACGTCTGCTGCAGGTGTTGAGAGAAGTCAGTCATATTCTCGCCTACGGAAACCGCCGCTTTCACGGCGCACGTCATCCAATACACCGCACAGGGGGGAGGTCTTCTCCGTAGACGACGACACACACGAGGTCCAGGCAGATGCCGCCGAACGCCGCGCGGGCTTATCGACGCGACGACGCCCACCGCCCCCATCAGGACTCGCCCGCATACAGTCATTTCGTAGTaccgaagacgacgacgaagccgaacgagacgatgaagccagcgcggccgaggaggagcatggcgaggaggaggaggagctgccaCTGGAAGAGCACGTCGACTGCGACTCTGACGGCGAAATCAGCGAGGCCGAGAGCTTCACGCTCAAAGACAGGCAGCAGGCCATCAACCAGACACACCCGTTTGGTATTCGTGTTTGGAAGCCTGCATTGTACAAGAAGGACAGATCTATTCAAAAGTTTGCGCAGGCAGACATCCACTCCACGCCCGGCGGCAGGGTAAGCAACTGGTTGCTCCTCTTTAACCTGGTGTGGACAATCTTCTTTGGGTGGTGGATAGCTTGCTTTGCAGCCTTTGGCGCAATCATATGCCTCTTATTTGCCGCCGCGCCTAGCGGCAGAGAATATGGAAGAGTCTTATGGGGCCTGGCGGGCTACCTATTCTACCCGTTTGGCAAGTTTATTCGGCTCGAGAAGGATGAGGCCTACTTGGACGAGGATCAGGATGAGGGCAGAAGCATCTCCGAGTACGAGCAGTGGCAGAACGGTGACCTCGAATACGGCCGGCTATTCTTTGGACCCGATCGACACCGTTCCATCATCGGCCGCTCCAGGAGGAGCATTGACTCGGAGCCCAGCGAGACGGAGAGCTTGCTGGGACGAGGGCGTCGCGGCGACTCTGGCGATCTGCACCCCCGGATGAAGCGAAGGCTCTTTGGCCGCGGCGAGTGGAACATTGGCcgcatcatcttcttcgtcttcttctactGCCTCATTTCGCCCTCGCTCATCATTGTGTCTGGCATTTGCTGGTTCCTCGTCTTCTGGATTCCCATGGGCAAGGTAACCATGCTACTGTTTGACCATCTCAGGAGGCACCCTCTCGCCCTGTCCTTTGAGTCCCACATCAGCTACGCGCGAGTCGACGACGCCCCAGACTCATCCATCTTGGTCTGCACCTACCGGGCAGTCGGCTCAAAGTACTGGAAATACACCATTGACGGCACAAACATTTTCTTAATCAACCTCATGGTCGTCGTCGTGTTTGTCATTGCCGACTGGGCCATCCTGGACCGAATCCTACACGTGGAGATGCTCCTCACGTCGCCCGCCTTCTTGTTTGTTGCGGGTttgctctccatcatccCGCTGGCATACTTTATCGGCCAGGCCGTAGCATCCATCTCAGCTCAGTCCTCCATGGGCCTAGGCGCTGCCATCAACGCCTTCTTCGCCACCGTCGTGGAAGTATTCCTCTACTGCGTCGCACTGAGCCAGGGCAAAGGCCAGCTTGTTGAGGGAAGTATCGTGGGAAGCATATTCGCCGGTGTCTTGTTCCTGCCCGGCATCTCCATGTGCTTCGGAGCCCTGAAGCGAAAGACTCAGCGATTCAACGCCAAGTCGGCCGGCGTGACGTCCACCATGCTGCTCTTTGCCGTTGTTGGTGCTTTCGGCCCAACGCTATTCTATCAAATCTATGGTACCCATGAGCTCAACTGCATGGACTGCGAAGACTACGGCAACGGCGGCCTCAACGGGGGTGCCGCACGCGATTGCCGACGGTGCTACTTCTCGCAGGCGCCCGCACTCGACGACCGGTTCTATATCGAAGCCGTGCGGCCGTACTGTTATTCTGCAgcctttttgctcttcttttcataCCTCATCGGTCTGTGGTTCACGTTGCGCACTCACGCCGCCGTCATCTGGAACGCCGAGgtggaggaaaagaaacacGAGGAGGCGATGCACGCGTCGGTCACTCTTCGAGCACCGCAGCAGCCGTCAACGGCCGAAGCCACCGGCTCTGATAATATACGCGAAACGCATCTCTACAAGCGCATTCTAGGCCAGTCGCTCAAGCAGGTCGGCCTACCGGACACCTCCCGCCCGAGCTCCACGGCTGCCCAGGATGCCGGTGGTGCCAACGGATCGAACAGCACCCCTCACGTGGTGCCGCCCAGGGgtggtgctgatgaggacCAGCAGCCTTTGCGCCCAACGATCAAGGTCCCCGGCCTGAGCCAGGTGGACAACAACCTGGTGCGAGAGGTTGCCGAGATCGCTGCCACGGCCGCCACCATTGCCTCCCGCGACCGGTATACGAGCGCACACAAGCCGTCCAGCGCCGCCGGCCCAGCAACACCGCGGCCGCACGGCGCCAGCCGAGCCAGTCACCACGCCGATGTCGAGGAAGACGTCGCTACTGCGGGAGCTGCCACTGCTCACGCAGGGGGCCACGGCCACGACGCGCCCAACTGGAGCCGCACCAAGAGCACCGTGATACTGCTGGGCGCCACCATCCTGTACGCCATTATTGCCGAGATTCTGGTCGACACTGTCGACGTCGTGCTCGAGAGCTTTTCCATTGACCAAAAGTTTCTCGGGCTGACCCTCTTTGCCCTAGTCCCCAATACTACCGAGTTCTTG AACGCCATTTCGTTTGCCATGAACGGAAACATTGCACTATCGATGGAGATTGGCTCCGCATACGCCCTCCAGGTGTGCCTGCTGCAAATTCCGTGCCTCGTGCTCTTCTCGGCCGTGTTCCCAGGCATCCCTGCTGGGGGCGATGCCGCCATGTACACCTTTTCATTGCTCTTCCCGCAATGGGACCTTGTGACGGTCATCCTGTGCGTGTTTTTGCTCAGCTACGTGTACGGCGAGGGCAAGAGCAACTACTTCAAGGGCAGCATCCTGATGCTGACATACCTTGTCGTGGTGATTGGGTACTACTTCAGCGGCTACACCGAGGCGTCCATGGGCCTGAAGCGGTTCGACGTGATGGGGTCCGATGGGAAATATCAGTCCTTCAAGACCATTGGCAGGTCAGCAAGCGGGAGGGCGTTTCAAGTGATTTGA
- a CDS encoding ATPase family associated with various cellular activities (AAA) domain-containing protein: MALDEYYRNKIEAMKLEILKGQAALRRLEAQRNDYNSRVRLLREELGLLQQPGSYVGEVVKVMSTKKVLVKVHPEGKYVVDVSDNVEISKLTPGKRVTLLSDSYKLEKMLPSSVDPLVSLMMVEKVPDSTYDMIGGLDQQIKEIKEVIELGLKHPELFESLGIAQPKGVLLYGPPGTGKTLLARAVAHHTACKFIRVSGSELVQKYIGEGSRMVRELFIMAREHAPSIIFMDEIDSIGSSRVEGSSGGDSEVQRTMLELLNQLDGFEPTKNIKVIMATNRLDILDPALLRPGRIDRKIEFPPPSIEARADILRIHSRKMNLTRGINLTKIAEKMNGCSGAELKGVCTEAGMYALRERRVHVTQEDFELATAKILNKHDDKEVSLGKLWK, encoded by the exons ATGGCGCTCGACGAGTACTACCGCAACAAGATCGAGGCGATGAAGCTGGAGATCCTCAAGGGTCAGGCTGCCCTCCGCCGTCTCGAGGCCCAACGCAACGACTACAATTCCCGAGTCCGGTTActgagagaagagctgggcCTGCTACAGCAGCCCGGGTCCTACGTCGGAGAGGTCGTCAAAGTGATGAGCACCAAAAAGGTGCTTGTCAAGGTACATCCCGAGGGCAAATATG TTGTCGATGTTTCCGATAATGTcgaaatctccaagctcacCCCCGGAAAGAGAGTCACACTCTTGTCAGACAGCTACAAActcgagaagatgctgccGTCATCGGTCGATCCCCTGGTATCGCTCATGATGGTAGAAAAGGTCCCCGACAGCACATACGACATGATTGGTGGATTGGATCAGCAGATCAAGGAAATCAAGGAAGTTATCGAGCTGGGCCTCAAACACCCCGAGCTCTTCGAGTCTCTCGGCATAGCCCAGCCCAAAGGTGTCTTGCTGTATGGACCGCCCGGTACGGGCAAGACGCTGCTGGCCAGAGCCGTGGCCCACCACACGGCCTGCAAGTTCATCAGAGTCTCTGGTTCGGAGTTGGTGCAAAAATACATTGGAGAGGGTAGCCGAATGGTCCGAGAGCTGTTCATCATGGCCCGAGAGCACGCCCCGTCAATCATCTTCATGGACGAAATCGACAGCATTGGTTCCTCCCGAGTGGAAGGCTCATCAGGAGGAGACTCTGAGGTGCAGCGAACCATGTTGGAGCTGCTGAACCAGCTTGATGGTTTTGAGCCCACCAAGAACATCAAGGTCATCATGGCCACGAATCGACTCGACATTCTAGATCCCGCCTTGCTGCGACCCGGACGTATCGACCGCAAGATTGAATTCCCCCCGCCGAGCATCGAAGCACGAGCCGACATTCTCCGAATCCACAGCCGCAAGATGAACCTGACCAGAGGCATTAATCTGACCAAGAttgcggagaagatgaaCGGCTGCTCCGGAGCCGAGCTCAAGGGTGTGTGCACAGAAGCGGGCATGTATGCCCTCCGCGAGAGGAGAGTTCACGTCACACAAGAGGACTTTGAACTGGCAACTGCCAAGATTCTCAACAAGCATGATGATAAGGAGGTTTCCCTCGGCAAGCTGTGGAAGTGA